From a region of the Corallococcus coralloides DSM 2259 genome:
- a CDS encoding R3H domain-containing nucleic acid-binding protein, producing the protein MAPGTPANNDFALLVAVLPPSLQEAVRQLPEAELLEVVMDLGRPPEARLVHGVARLSEAPVTQEALQAVLAHVGEVGGDNRAGIERTLHRVSAIRNRQGRVVGLTLRVGRAIQGTIDMLRDLVESGRNLLLLGRPGVGKTTKLREVARVLADALGKRVMVVDTSNEIGGDGDIPHPGIGGARRMQVSRPDRQHDVMIEAVENHMPEAIVVDEIGTAAEAAAARTIAERGVQLVATAHGNTLENLVLNPTLSDLVGGVQTVTLSDDEARRRGTQKTVTERKGTPTFDIVVEMVNRDEVRVHRDTGGAVDRLLTGAEVGGEKRRQQDGAVHVEAALEVVEATPPGGRVPKGTPALGAPRPGPTRIAAHAVSRELLERVLRDLPVEAVVVGRPENAEVVLTLRSRANSPRLRRAAERVGARVLAIKRNSATEIRRALRMEFHLLEGVDPADVHAAVADAEEAIQRVLSEGISLPLAPRPSRLRKLQHTLVVKNHLEAVSVGSEPVRHLVIYPLGTVLTEASDAAPEYVDAPEPDDDLEDDDPSAVDDGPADDEDAGLEAASPDEGAS; encoded by the coding sequence ATGGCTCCTGGAACTCCCGCCAACAACGACTTCGCCCTGCTGGTGGCGGTCCTGCCGCCGTCGCTCCAGGAAGCGGTGCGGCAGCTGCCCGAAGCGGAGCTGCTGGAAGTGGTGATGGACCTGGGGCGGCCTCCGGAGGCGAGGCTGGTGCACGGCGTGGCGCGGCTGTCGGAAGCGCCCGTGACTCAAGAAGCGCTCCAGGCGGTGCTCGCCCACGTGGGCGAGGTGGGCGGCGACAACCGCGCGGGCATCGAGCGCACGCTCCACCGCGTGTCGGCCATCCGCAACCGCCAGGGCCGCGTGGTGGGGCTCACGCTGCGCGTGGGGCGCGCCATCCAGGGCACCATCGACATGCTGCGCGACCTGGTGGAGTCCGGACGCAACCTGCTGCTGCTCGGGCGGCCGGGCGTGGGCAAGACGACGAAGCTGCGCGAGGTGGCGCGCGTGCTCGCGGATGCGCTGGGCAAGCGCGTGATGGTGGTGGACACGTCCAATGAGATTGGCGGCGACGGGGACATCCCGCACCCCGGCATTGGCGGCGCCCGGCGCATGCAGGTGAGCCGGCCGGACCGTCAGCACGACGTGATGATCGAGGCGGTGGAGAACCACATGCCCGAGGCCATCGTGGTGGATGAGATTGGCACCGCCGCGGAGGCCGCCGCCGCGCGCACCATCGCGGAGCGCGGTGTGCAGCTGGTGGCCACGGCGCACGGCAACACGCTGGAGAACCTGGTGCTGAACCCCACGCTGTCCGACCTGGTGGGCGGCGTACAGACCGTCACGCTGAGCGACGACGAGGCCCGGCGCCGGGGCACGCAGAAGACCGTCACGGAGCGCAAGGGCACGCCCACGTTCGACATCGTGGTGGAGATGGTGAACCGGGACGAGGTGCGCGTGCACCGCGACACGGGCGGCGCGGTGGACCGGCTGCTCACGGGCGCGGAGGTGGGCGGCGAGAAGCGGCGGCAACAGGACGGCGCCGTGCACGTGGAGGCCGCTCTGGAGGTGGTGGAGGCCACGCCTCCGGGAGGGCGCGTGCCGAAGGGGACGCCCGCGCTGGGTGCGCCCCGGCCCGGGCCCACGCGCATCGCCGCGCACGCGGTGAGCCGCGAGCTGCTGGAGCGCGTGCTGCGCGACCTGCCGGTGGAGGCCGTGGTGGTGGGCCGTCCGGAGAACGCGGAGGTGGTGCTCACGCTGCGAAGCCGCGCGAACTCTCCCCGGCTGCGCCGTGCGGCGGAGCGCGTGGGCGCGCGGGTGCTCGCCATCAAGCGCAACAGCGCCACGGAGATCCGCCGCGCACTGCGCATGGAGTTCCACCTGCTGGAGGGCGTGGACCCCGCGGACGTGCACGCCGCGGTCGCGGACGCGGAGGAGGCCATCCAGCGCGTGCTCTCGGAGGGCATCAGCCTGCCGCTCGCGCCGCGCCCGTCGCGTCTGCGGAAGTTGCAGCACACCCTGGTGGTGAAGAACCACCTGGAGGCCGTGAGCGTAGGCAGCGAGCCCGTGCGCCACCTGGTCATCTATCCGCTGGGCACCGTCCTCACGGAAGCGTCCGACGCCGCGCCGGAATACGTGGACGCGCCGGAACCGGATGACGACCTGGAGGACGACGACCCGTCGGCCGTGGACGATGGACCGGCGGATGACGAGGACGCGGGCCTGGAGGCAGCGTCCCCGGATGAAGGCGCCTCGTAG
- a CDS encoding ATP-dependent nuclease gives MLTKVSIRNFRLLRNVEMLFDEQSTLIIGRNNSGKTSLAELFRRLVEDGIPAFTLQDFSLDTHEEFWNAYLLSTQGQLDKARDTLPSIKVTLTLSYDQETLDLGHLADFIVDLNPECSEVQIEITYALIPEKAKPFFETPATTHEQPPPDKALFFRTLKERLPHHFRCTLASVDPNDATNRKHIEWSKLRLLVQGNFISAQRGLDDITHKENDTLGKILNSLFNTAESESAHQDDRKTTHDLRAAVSDIQAKLDTGFNEKLKNLLPAINMFGYPGLADPNILTETLLDVGLLLRNNTKIRYSGNNGVHLPESYNGLGTRNLIYILLKLLEAFKTFEAKPTTPSAHVIFIEEPEAHLHPQMQEVFIKQLALLSEMFTKKSNLTGKWPVQFVVSTHSSHITNKVSFEAMRYFLPASGIPGAPATTTKIKDLKKGLKEIPTKDQEFLHQYLTLTRCDLLFADKAVLIEGTAERLMMPRIIEKLDAQLAASQGLGRQYVSIVEVGGAYAHKFLGLLDFLELKTLIITDLDSVSASRSICPVSQGTLTSNACINHWFDKSYSPAELILKTAEEKTKGLVRLAYQVPEQPSGPCGRSFEDAFILANLAIFPGCQNDESHAMDEARQKKKSTFALTYAIHETNWHIPRYIAEGLNWLAASSTPVHPSAKIQVAA, from the coding sequence ATGCTAACGAAGGTCAGTATTCGAAATTTTCGCCTACTACGCAATGTCGAAATGCTCTTCGACGAGCAATCCACACTCATCATCGGACGAAACAACAGCGGAAAAACATCTCTCGCAGAACTCTTTCGCCGCCTTGTAGAGGATGGAATTCCCGCCTTCACCTTGCAAGACTTCTCATTAGACACTCACGAGGAGTTCTGGAATGCATATCTCCTCAGCACACAAGGCCAGCTAGACAAGGCCCGAGACACCCTTCCCTCGATTAAAGTCACACTCACATTAAGCTACGATCAAGAAACACTCGATCTTGGACACCTAGCAGACTTCATCGTTGACCTTAATCCTGAATGCTCAGAGGTCCAGATTGAGATCACCTACGCACTTATCCCGGAAAAGGCGAAGCCGTTCTTCGAAACGCCAGCAACAACTCATGAGCAACCACCTCCAGACAAAGCGCTTTTTTTCCGAACCCTCAAGGAGCGACTGCCTCACCACTTCAGGTGCACGCTCGCATCGGTCGACCCTAACGACGCAACGAACCGCAAGCACATAGAGTGGTCAAAACTACGCCTACTAGTTCAAGGCAATTTCATCAGCGCCCAGCGCGGCCTGGACGACATAACGCACAAAGAAAACGACACTCTAGGGAAAATATTAAACTCCCTCTTCAACACCGCAGAATCGGAATCAGCTCACCAGGACGATCGAAAAACAACACACGATCTGCGAGCAGCCGTCAGCGACATCCAAGCCAAGCTCGACACCGGCTTCAACGAAAAACTCAAGAACCTACTCCCAGCAATCAACATGTTTGGGTACCCTGGACTAGCAGACCCCAACATTCTCACCGAAACCCTACTAGACGTCGGTCTGCTTTTAAGAAACAACACAAAAATACGATATTCAGGCAACAACGGAGTGCATCTACCGGAATCATACAATGGCCTAGGCACAAGAAACTTAATCTACATCCTCCTAAAGCTTCTTGAGGCATTCAAGACATTCGAGGCCAAACCAACAACACCAAGCGCACACGTCATATTCATTGAAGAGCCAGAAGCGCATTTGCATCCACAAATGCAGGAAGTTTTCATCAAGCAACTTGCACTCCTGTCGGAAATGTTCACCAAGAAGTCCAATCTCACAGGCAAGTGGCCAGTCCAATTCGTGGTGTCAACACACTCCTCCCACATCACAAACAAGGTTTCTTTTGAGGCAATGCGCTACTTCCTCCCTGCCTCGGGGATTCCCGGCGCGCCAGCCACTACGACAAAAATCAAAGACCTAAAGAAGGGCCTTAAAGAAATTCCAACCAAAGATCAGGAATTCCTTCACCAATACCTAACCTTGACTCGATGCGATCTTTTGTTTGCCGACAAGGCCGTGCTCATTGAAGGGACGGCTGAACGGCTCATGATGCCCCGCATCATTGAGAAGCTCGATGCTCAGCTAGCCGCTAGTCAAGGCCTCGGCCGCCAATACGTATCGATCGTAGAGGTTGGCGGGGCCTACGCACATAAGTTCTTGGGACTGCTTGACTTCCTGGAACTCAAGACATTGATCATAACAGACTTGGACTCCGTGTCGGCATCACGAAGCATCTGTCCAGTCTCACAAGGGACGCTAACCAGTAACGCATGCATTAATCACTGGTTCGACAAGAGCTACTCCCCTGCCGAACTCATCCTCAAAACCGCCGAAGAGAAAACCAAAGGGCTTGTGCGATTGGCCTATCAAGTGCCCGAGCAGCCCTCTGGGCCCTGCGGCCGGAGCTTCGAAGACGCATTCATCCTTGCAAATCTCGCCATCTTTCCTGGCTGCCAAAACGATGAATCGCACGCGATGGACGAGGCAAGGCAAAAGAAGAAATCAACCTTTGCGCTCACATACGCCATCCATGAAACCAACTGGCACATCCCCCGATACATAGCAGAGGGGCTCAATTGGCTTGCCGCTAGCTCGACTCCAGTACATCCATCGGCAAAAATTCAGGTGGCAGCATGA
- a CDS encoding UvrD-helicase domain-containing protein, with translation MTVTTPIDPAAAAANEAISKIRDCIDLGKSFCLEAGAGSGKTHSLVSALTHIVEKRGRELVRKHQQVACISYTNAASKIISARTDEHPAVFASTIHSFCWSLIKDYQPYLRAELSNAPNWTERLTTIGGIGNRSVEYNLGHPVANKEEASVSLGHGDVLKLATKLLGNSKFRRLLASKHPIIFIDEYQDTDIDFIEAIKTHILEKSSGLVFGFFGDPWQRIYGRSCGAFDSSKIVSIQQGANFRSRPKIVETLNRIRPSLPQSVRPHEERGSVSAYHTNDWAGERQTGAQWKGDLPPNIARDHIRAMRSNLEAQGWDFSPKRTKILMLTHNVLAQEQGYSGIAQVFKGRNDDYASKEDDHIKFLVEVIEPACRAYEKKQYGDMFSALESTMPTVRSPSDKQSWTKDMDMLIALRTTATIGAVLDHIAATKRPPLPDVLEGKEREFKNTQVADDEATSWMTRLRALRQVPYREIVALANFLDASTLYSTKHGVKGDEFENVLVVVGRGWNLYDFNELLELSSSPNSINPKRADAYERNRNLLYVALSRAKVRLAVLFTQKLSNQATETLSSWFGGENVYSLKLQGT, from the coding sequence ATGACTGTTACCACGCCAATTGACCCCGCTGCGGCAGCTGCCAACGAAGCTATTTCCAAGATTCGCGACTGCATAGATCTCGGTAAGAGCTTTTGCCTTGAGGCCGGCGCCGGTTCGGGAAAAACACACTCGCTCGTCAGCGCCTTGACCCACATAGTCGAAAAACGTGGAAGAGAGCTCGTAAGAAAGCATCAACAGGTCGCATGCATCAGCTACACCAACGCGGCCAGCAAAATTATTTCCGCAAGAACTGATGAACACCCCGCCGTCTTTGCATCGACCATTCACTCCTTCTGTTGGTCGCTAATCAAGGACTATCAGCCATACTTGCGCGCTGAACTATCAAACGCTCCCAATTGGACTGAACGGCTCACCACCATTGGCGGAATCGGGAACAGAAGCGTCGAATACAATCTCGGTCATCCCGTCGCCAACAAGGAGGAAGCCAGCGTTTCCCTTGGCCATGGGGACGTCCTCAAGCTCGCGACAAAGTTACTAGGCAACAGCAAGTTCAGAAGACTGCTCGCATCGAAACATCCCATAATCTTCATCGACGAGTATCAAGACACCGACATAGACTTCATTGAAGCAATCAAGACTCACATCCTTGAGAAATCCAGCGGCCTTGTTTTTGGATTCTTTGGAGATCCGTGGCAGAGAATTTACGGGCGCTCTTGCGGAGCCTTCGATTCCTCGAAAATTGTCTCCATTCAACAAGGGGCAAACTTCAGATCACGTCCCAAAATTGTCGAGACACTAAATCGAATTCGTCCGAGCCTGCCGCAGTCCGTCCGTCCTCACGAAGAACGTGGTTCAGTCAGTGCTTATCATACCAACGACTGGGCTGGAGAACGCCAAACCGGCGCTCAATGGAAAGGTGACTTACCACCAAACATCGCTCGCGATCACATCAGAGCAATGCGTTCCAATCTTGAGGCGCAGGGGTGGGATTTTTCCCCCAAACGGACAAAAATCCTAATGCTGACGCACAACGTCCTAGCTCAAGAGCAGGGCTACAGCGGAATAGCGCAAGTATTCAAAGGGCGGAATGACGACTATGCCAGCAAGGAGGACGATCACATCAAATTCCTCGTAGAGGTGATCGAACCAGCATGCCGCGCCTATGAGAAGAAACAATATGGCGACATGTTTTCTGCACTTGAGTCAACCATGCCAACCGTGCGCTCTCCTTCTGACAAGCAATCATGGACGAAGGATATGGATATGCTGATAGCACTTCGAACAACCGCAACCATTGGTGCGGTACTAGACCATATAGCCGCAACAAAACGTCCACCATTGCCTGATGTTCTTGAAGGGAAAGAGCGAGAGTTCAAGAATACTCAAGTGGCGGACGATGAAGCCACCTCGTGGATGACCAGGCTTCGAGCTCTCCGACAAGTGCCTTACCGAGAGATAGTCGCTCTGGCGAACTTCCTCGATGCATCAACCCTCTACTCGACAAAACATGGGGTCAAAGGGGATGAATTCGAGAATGTACTAGTCGTCGTCGGTCGAGGATGGAATCTTTATGACTTCAATGAACTACTAGAACTCTCCTCCTCGCCAAACTCTATAAACCCTAAGCGAGCAGACGCCTACGAACGAAATCGTAATCTGCTTTATGTAGCTCTCTCGCGCGCCAAGGTACGCCTTGCCGTTCTCTTCACACAGAAGTTGTCAAACCAAGCAACGGAAACATTGTCGTCTTGGTTTGGGGGAGAAAATGTTTATTCACTCAAACTCCAGGGCACCTAA
- the hflX gene encoding GTPase HflX: protein MAKTLPERPRAVLVGVQLPGVTDEAHAADLAELKRLVHTLGFDAVATVSQRRQRLATGTVLGSGKLKELSALTGGSGVIPSGAQGKTSKAREKWEAEADAEPEGPDAPVAPGDADLDGSGSEPPDEDDDAFPDTDADPESDADAEATAIEPGPRPTVVVVDHELSPSQLRNLERATGVQVLDRAGVIVDIFHRHARSHEARMQVEIARLNYLAPRLREAPGGRERQQGRGSGDSAIELDRRKIRDRLAELREGLAAIQKDQDQRRYARRDQLRVALVGYTNAGKSSLMRALTGSTVLVADQLFATLDTTVRAMQPETRPRILVSDTVGFIQKLPHDLVASFRSTLDEALEASLLLYVVDASDPTWAAQLEVTRTVLREIGADVVPGKLVFNKVDRLDAAAQEALRAQHPEALLVSAHRPDDVAGLRREIIAFFEASMVEADLVIPYARQARIGEVYEHTTVVSQAYDETGSRLRVRGLPGAIARLTRSFQE from the coding sequence ATGGCGAAAACCCTTCCCGAGCGCCCGCGCGCCGTCCTCGTCGGCGTCCAGCTTCCCGGTGTCACGGACGAGGCGCATGCCGCGGACCTGGCGGAGCTGAAGCGGCTGGTGCACACGCTGGGCTTCGACGCGGTGGCGACCGTGTCCCAGCGCCGGCAGCGGCTGGCCACCGGCACGGTGCTTGGCTCCGGCAAGCTCAAGGAGCTGTCCGCGCTCACCGGCGGCTCGGGCGTCATCCCGTCCGGCGCGCAGGGCAAGACATCGAAGGCACGCGAGAAGTGGGAGGCTGAAGCCGACGCGGAGCCCGAGGGCCCGGACGCCCCGGTCGCTCCCGGCGACGCGGACCTGGACGGATCCGGATCCGAGCCGCCCGACGAGGACGACGACGCCTTCCCGGACACGGACGCGGATCCGGAGTCAGACGCGGACGCGGAGGCCACCGCCATCGAGCCGGGCCCCAGGCCCACCGTGGTGGTCGTGGACCACGAGCTGTCCCCCAGCCAGCTGCGCAACCTGGAGCGCGCCACGGGCGTGCAGGTGCTGGACCGCGCGGGCGTCATCGTGGACATCTTCCACCGGCACGCCAGGAGCCACGAGGCGCGCATGCAGGTGGAGATCGCCCGGCTCAACTACCTGGCCCCGCGTCTGCGCGAAGCCCCGGGCGGCCGCGAGCGCCAGCAGGGCCGAGGCTCCGGTGACTCCGCGATCGAACTGGACCGCCGCAAGATTCGCGACCGGCTGGCCGAGCTGCGCGAGGGCCTGGCCGCCATCCAGAAGGACCAGGACCAGCGCCGCTACGCGCGCCGCGACCAACTGCGCGTGGCACTGGTGGGCTACACGAACGCGGGCAAGTCATCGCTGATGCGGGCGCTGACGGGCAGCACGGTGCTGGTGGCGGATCAGCTCTTCGCCACGCTCGACACGACGGTGCGCGCGATGCAGCCGGAGACCCGGCCGCGCATCCTCGTCTCAGATACGGTGGGCTTCATCCAGAAGCTGCCGCACGACCTGGTGGCGTCCTTCCGCTCCACGCTGGACGAGGCGCTGGAGGCGTCGCTCCTGCTCTACGTGGTGGACGCGTCCGACCCCACCTGGGCCGCGCAGCTGGAGGTCACCCGCACGGTGCTCCGGGAGATTGGCGCGGACGTGGTGCCGGGCAAGCTGGTGTTCAACAAGGTGGACCGGCTGGACGCGGCGGCCCAGGAAGCGCTCCGGGCCCAGCACCCCGAAGCGCTCCTCGTGTCCGCGCACCGGCCAGATGACGTGGCCGGGCTGCGCCGGGAGATCATCGCCTTCTTCGAGGCCTCCATGGTGGAGGCGGACCTGGTGATTCCCTACGCGCGGCAGGCCCGCATCGGCGAGGTGTACGAGCACACCACCGTGGTGTCCCAGGCCTACGACGAGACGGGCAGCCGGCTGCGCGTGCGGGGTTTGCCGGGCGCCATCGCCCGGCTCACCCGGTCGTTCCAGGAGTAA
- a CDS encoding CPBP family intramembrane glutamic endopeptidase, which produces MTPLRGDVAVLMENAPPKRQALAEAAFVFFAVLGPSSVARLGRGAAVAVELALLAWGLMLLRPWESSRRGAWWGVLGLVVALGGAGAGAWVASDAEMTKGFSLSMAPLVIRALGMCLLVAVLLWRDGQGPAQVGLVREGWARELLLGGVVLVGTYVVHLAASVPLAAVAVALKLAGEELAARKGVAAALLDTGLGIPAFAAIMVVVTGFEEFVFRGFLVPRLKVVLGGWVPAILGAAVLFSVGHFYEGTLAVFQTFVMGAWFGFVLWYRGRLLPLIVAHAAFNTISFALMLWLSRSGFLEKLPPL; this is translated from the coding sequence ATGACGCCCCTGCGTGGTGATGTCGCCGTCCTGATGGAGAACGCCCCTCCGAAGCGCCAGGCGCTGGCGGAGGCCGCGTTCGTGTTCTTCGCGGTGCTGGGCCCGTCGTCGGTGGCCCGGCTGGGCCGGGGGGCCGCCGTGGCGGTGGAGCTGGCGCTGCTGGCGTGGGGGCTGATGCTCCTGCGGCCCTGGGAGTCCTCTCGCCGAGGGGCGTGGTGGGGCGTGCTGGGCCTGGTGGTGGCGCTGGGCGGCGCGGGCGCGGGCGCGTGGGTGGCGTCGGACGCGGAGATGACGAAGGGCTTCTCGCTGTCCATGGCCCCGCTGGTCATCCGGGCGCTGGGCATGTGCCTGCTGGTGGCGGTGCTGCTGTGGCGTGACGGTCAGGGCCCCGCGCAGGTGGGGCTGGTGCGCGAGGGCTGGGCGCGCGAGCTGCTGCTGGGCGGGGTGGTGCTGGTGGGCACGTACGTGGTGCACCTGGCGGCGTCGGTGCCGCTGGCGGCGGTCGCGGTGGCGTTGAAGCTGGCGGGCGAGGAGCTGGCGGCGCGCAAGGGCGTGGCGGCGGCGCTGCTGGACACGGGGCTGGGCATCCCGGCGTTCGCGGCCATCATGGTGGTGGTGACGGGCTTCGAGGAGTTCGTCTTCCGAGGCTTCCTGGTGCCCCGGCTGAAGGTGGTGCTGGGAGGCTGGGTGCCGGCCATCCTGGGCGCCGCGGTGCTCTTCTCCGTGGGGCACTTCTACGAGGGCACGCTCGCGGTCTTCCAGACGTTCGTGATGGGCGCCTGGTTCGGCTTCGTCCTCTGGTACCGGGGACGGCTGCTGCCGCTCATCGTGGCCCACGCGGCCTTCAACACCATCAGCTTCGCGCTGATGCTGTGGCTGTCGCGCTCGGGCTTCCTGGAGAAGCTGCCGCCCCTCTGA
- a CDS encoding ABC transporter ATP-binding protein gives MSDASREPAPKLTLEVRDLHKSFGGQAALRGVDLVVPEGTTCVLMGVSGSGKTVLMKHIMGLMRPDRGVVLVEGAEVAKMNEPELNQMRRKLGILFQANALFDSLNVFDNVAFPLRERTKMSEPDITKTVNETLGKVGLSHAATRFPGELSGGMQKRVGFARATILQPKILLYDDPTAGLDPLTTAAVNEIITTGKQQLGATSLVITPDVASAFGMADNLALMHEGRVVEYGPPDHFRQSQHPEVKAFLRNWLRRRSAQTQAPQA, from the coding sequence ATGAGTGACGCGAGCCGTGAGCCGGCGCCGAAGCTGACCCTGGAGGTGCGGGACCTGCACAAGTCGTTTGGCGGGCAGGCGGCGCTGCGGGGCGTGGACCTGGTGGTGCCGGAGGGCACGACCTGCGTGCTGATGGGCGTGTCGGGTTCCGGCAAGACGGTGCTGATGAAGCACATCATGGGCCTGATGCGGCCGGACCGGGGCGTGGTGTTGGTGGAGGGCGCGGAGGTGGCGAAGATGAACGAGCCCGAGCTCAACCAGATGCGCCGCAAGCTGGGCATCCTCTTCCAGGCGAACGCGCTGTTCGACTCGCTGAACGTCTTCGACAACGTGGCGTTCCCGCTGCGAGAGCGCACGAAGATGTCCGAGCCGGACATCACGAAGACGGTGAACGAGACGCTGGGGAAGGTGGGCCTGTCGCACGCGGCCACGCGCTTCCCGGGAGAGCTGTCCGGAGGCATGCAGAAGCGCGTGGGCTTCGCGCGCGCGACCATCCTCCAGCCAAAGATTCTCCTCTACGACGACCCCACGGCGGGCCTGGATCCGCTCACCACGGCGGCGGTGAATGAGATCATCACCACGGGCAAGCAGCAACTGGGCGCCACGTCGCTGGTGATTACGCCGGACGTGGCCTCCGCCTTCGGCATGGCGGACAACCTGGCGCTGATGCACGAGGGCCGGGTGGTGGAGTACGGCCCGCCGGACCACTTCCGTCAGTCGCAGCACCCGGAGGTGAAGGCCTTCCTGCGCAACTGGCTGCGGCGCCGCTCCGCGCAGACACAGGCGCCCCAGGCCTGA